From candidate division KSB1 bacterium, a single genomic window includes:
- a CDS encoding tryptophan 7-halogenase, whose translation MKTDKQFDAIVIGAGPAGSTAAALLAQNGRDVLVLEKERFPRYKIGESMIPYCYFPLQRLGLIDKMKQSHFTKKFSVQFINTNGKVSAPFYFFQHFDHDASTTWQVVRSEFDLMLLDNAREKGAEVIEAMKVKDLLRENGQVSGVKAQNSKGEMQQFKAKMTIDASGRDSLSIVRNGWRIDDPNLKKVSIWTYYKGAKRDPGLDEGATTIAYLPEKGWFWYIPLPDDLVGVGIVADKDYVYKETRDPEIIFNNEIKKNAWIEDHLAAGKQDCPFRITGDYSYRSKYCASDGLILTGDAFAFLDPVFSSGLLLALLSGELAADAVDAALAKNDVSAHQFVDYGEKLCQGIEAMRKLVYAFYDKEFSFRTLFEKHPELRSDVTDGLIGNLFKDFDPLFAAVKEFAEIPDNLAHGRPLIK comes from the coding sequence ATGAAAACCGATAAGCAATTTGATGCCATCGTAATCGGCGCGGGTCCGGCCGGATCTACGGCAGCTGCCTTACTGGCACAGAACGGCCGGGATGTTCTGGTTCTGGAAAAGGAGCGATTTCCCCGCTACAAGATTGGCGAGTCCATGATCCCTTATTGTTATTTTCCGTTGCAGCGGCTCGGTTTAATCGACAAGATGAAACAGTCCCATTTCACTAAAAAATTCAGCGTTCAATTTATCAATACCAATGGCAAAGTGTCTGCGCCATTTTACTTCTTCCAGCATTTCGATCATGATGCTTCCACCACCTGGCAGGTAGTTCGCAGTGAGTTTGATCTGATGCTTCTCGACAATGCTCGCGAAAAGGGCGCTGAAGTTATCGAAGCCATGAAAGTAAAAGACCTCCTGCGGGAAAATGGCCAGGTTAGCGGTGTGAAGGCGCAGAATTCTAAAGGCGAAATGCAGCAGTTCAAAGCAAAAATGACCATAGATGCCAGTGGGCGTGATAGCCTGTCGATTGTTCGGAATGGTTGGCGAATCGATGACCCAAATCTCAAAAAAGTGTCGATCTGGACTTATTACAAAGGCGCCAAACGTGACCCGGGCCTGGACGAAGGCGCAACAACCATTGCTTACCTGCCGGAAAAAGGTTGGTTTTGGTATATTCCGCTCCCGGATGATTTGGTGGGTGTCGGAATTGTTGCAGATAAGGATTACGTATACAAAGAAACGCGAGATCCTGAGATCATTTTCAATAATGAAATTAAAAAAAATGCCTGGATTGAAGACCATCTTGCTGCAGGAAAACAGGACTGCCCTTTTAGAATTACCGGCGATTATTCCTATCGTTCGAAGTATTGTGCCAGTGACGGTTTAATCCTGACCGGAGATGCCTTCGCCTTTCTCGATCCTGTGTTTTCTTCCGGACTTCTGCTCGCCCTGCTAAGTGGGGAACTGGCGGCGGATGCAGTGGACGCAGCTCTTGCGAAAAACGATGTTTCAGCGCATCAATTCGTTGATTATGGCGAAAAACTTTGCCAGGGCATCGAAGCCATGCGCAAACTGGTCTATGCATTTTATGACAAAGAATTCAGCTTTCGAACTTTATTTGAGAAACATCCGGAATTGCGCAGCGATGTCACCGATGGCTTGATCGGCAATTTATTCAAGGATTTTGATCCGTTATTCGCAGCGGTGAAGGAATTTGCAGAGATCCCGGATAACCTGGCGCACGGGAGGCCGTTGATTAAGTAG